A genomic window from Nicotiana sylvestris chromosome 11, ASM39365v2, whole genome shotgun sequence includes:
- the LOC104237346 gene encoding uncharacterized protein yields the protein MGTKLLYAKNAIANSPNYYFAVKQLYNLGDTLHKVGYSMDRIGELKSVESIKRTMLIHENIFKQQVKELHRLYNLQRKLMLELKNEMSKIDDPRVLLDKSMINISQNLSTWQQQSTREIGFNSVHLYGLTIDQQGERSGSCSGENSRILMPVRGLNLELPSDHQEGTSTSTICASYDHAKMRNIDEEADVELTLSIGPSNNKKRLKSHMHKEKERNFSASAKLERGECTDGSPARSSSSATFKQESASQAYWFFQDLSLNRR from the exons ATGGGAACAAAACTCTTATACGCCAAAAATGCAATAGCTAATTCTCCAAACTACTATTTCGCAGTGAAACAATTGTATAACTTGGGTGATACTTTACACAAAGTTGGATATTCAATGGATAGGATTGGTGAATTGAAGAGTGTAGAATCCATCAAGAGGACAATGCTCATACATGAAAACATTTTCAAACAGCAG GTAAAGGAGCTCCACCGACTATACAATCTTCAAAGGAAACTGATGCTAGAGTTGAAGAATGAGATGTCAAAGATAGATGATCCAAGAGTATTATTAGACAAGTCTATGATCAACATCTCTCAAAACTTGTCCACTTGGCAACAACAATCCACAAGAGAAATAGGGTTTAACAGTGTTCATCTTTATGGTTTAACAATTGATCAACAAGGGGAAAGAAGTGGCAGTTGCTCAGGTGAGAACTCAAGAATATTAATGCCAGTTAGAGGATTGAATCTTGAATTGCCTTCTGATCATCAAGAAGGAACTTCAACAAGTACTATTTGTGCTAGTTATGACCATGCCAAGATGAGAAATATTGATGAGGAAGCAGATGTGGAGCTAACACTAAGTATTGGACCTAGCAATAATAAAAAGAGGTTAAAAAGCCATATGCataaagaaaaggagagaaattTTTCAGCTTCAGCCAAGTTAGAAAGAGGAGAATGTACTGATGGTAGCCCAGCTAGGAGCAGTTCGAGTGCAACATTCAAACAAGAAAGTGCCTCTCAAGCTTATTGGTTTTTCCAAGATCTTAGTTTAAACAGAAGATAG
- the LOC104237344 gene encoding protein WHAT'S THIS FACTOR 1 homolog, chloroplastic-like, protein MLRLIGRRGCFSAELNTSIAFLFIDSSAILQWHRSMTTSKRVQDRSKRKRVHDLEIATEKHKVLSKVLLIFEVLKQEPQQIISIRELDQYRRQINLPKPHKISAFLRKSPKLFELYKDHRGILWCGMTKEAEGLVQEEEAIIEQQSDKAAELVTRMLMMSVDKRLALDKIVHFRRDLGLPMDFRNHWVHRFPDYFRVVHPFKPYDESEYLELVNWRSSWAMTGLERKALGGMQAPDDHVAGLLSLSFPMKFPPDYKQILSRYKGKIENFQKREYLSPYADARELKAGTLEFNKRAVAVIHELLSFTIEKRLVTDYLTHFRREFVMPQKQMRLLLKHFGIFYVSERGKRFHVFLNSAYEGSELIEKHPLTVWREKVLSFVGYRKKKETMDTLEDLQEFVDDDLLENESEYERVQVENNKHNMGSLEGDLLEDESEMEIEDVYSAYRE, encoded by the coding sequence ATGCTCAGACTTATTGGTAGACGTGGATGTTTCTCTGCTGAACTAAATACATCAATTGCATTCTTGTTCATAGATTCTTCAGCAATCTTGCAATGGCACCGATCAATGACCACCAGTAAAAGAGTCCAAGACAGAAGCAAGAGGAAGCGGGTGCATGACCTTGAAATAGCCACAGAAAAGCACAAGGTCCTCTCCAAAGTCCTATTAATATTTGAAGTCCTCAAACAGGAGCCTCAACAAATCATATCAATTAGGGAACTTGATCAGTATAGGAGGCAAATAAACCTCCCAAAGCCCCATAAAATCTCGGCTTTTCTACGGAAGTCCCCCAAGCTCTTTGAACTGTACAAGGATCATAGAGGGATTTTATGGTGTGGTATGACAAAGGAGGCTGAAGGTTTAGTCCAAGAAGAGGAGGCTATTATTGAGCAGCAGAGTGATAAAGCTGCAGAGCTTGTAACTAGGATGCTGATGATGTCCGTAGACAAGCGCCTTGCCTTAGATAAGATTGTTCATTTCAGAAGAGATTTGGGGTTGCCAATGGATTTTAGGAACCATTGGGTGCACAGATTTCCTGATTACTTTAGAGTTGTTCATCCATTTAAACCTTATGATGAAAGTGAGTATTTAGAGCTTGTGAATTGGAGATCGAGTTGGGCTATGACAGGGTTAGAAAGGAAGGCTCTGGGTGGTATGCAGGCCCCAGATGATCACGTAGCTGGTCTTCTTTCCTTGTCTTTCCCAATGAAATTCCCACCTGATTATAAACAAATTTTGTCTAGATATAAGGGGAAGATAGAGAATTTTCAGAAGCGGGAATACTTGTCGCCTTATGCAGATGCCAGGGAACTAAAGGCTGGAACACTGGAGTTTAATAAGAGGGCGGTTGCAGTGATTCATGAGCTGCTGAGCTTTACAATCGAAAAGAGGTTGGTGACAGATTATCTGACACATTTTAGGAGGGAGTTCGTAATGCCTCAGAAGCAGATGAGGCTGTTGCTTAAACATTTTGGAATCTTTTATGTTTCAGAAAGGGGTAAGAGGTTTCATGTATTTCTTAATAGTGCTTATGAAGGTTCTGAGTTGATTGAGAAGCACCCTTTGACTGTTTGGAGAGAAAAGGTTCTAAGCTTTGTTGGATACAGAAAGAAGAAGGAAACAATGGATACTCTTGAAGATTTGCAGGAATTCGTGGATGATGATTTGCTTGAGAATGAGTCAGAATATGAACGTGTTCAAGTGGAAAATAACAAGCATAATATGGGTAGTTTGGAGGGAGATCTTCTGGAAGATGAATCTGAGATGGAGATTGAAGATGTTTATAGTGCATACAGGGAATGA